The genomic segment ATCTGCTATGGATTGTCATCCTCCACGGCTTTCAGCAAGACATCGCACATCCAGTTGGCAGGTTTCGTGGGTCCTATCGATTCAATGAGCAGACAAAGCCGTACAACTAAAAAATTGCCAGGGAAGTTGAGGAACATATCGGGATGTCGATTCGCGAAATACTGAGGAATGAGTTGGGCTGTCCAAAGGACAGGAAGGGCACCTAGGAATCCAAATTGAAAGCAAATCAAGTTGATCCAATCTGGCAATTGTGATACTGGATAATTTGTAAACGGTAGGGCTTCCATACGAGGGAACGACGTCATTTGTGCAATGACAAAGACGGTTAAAATGACAAAAAACTGACGACCGGCAAGATATTGTTGCGATCGAATTTTGCTGCAGATCAAACGCATCCTGGAACAAGCTTTTGGAGACTCATTCTTCACACCTATTAATTGATCAGTATTTCGATCGGACAAGCTGATGATCGCGATTTGTGATCCTTCGAGACTACTTAAAAGCAAGAGCGTCAAAACCAGGAGTAGAAATGTGTGCCACAAAGGGCTGCCAAAGACAAGCGTCAGCGATGACTCGCCAGATAGAATTTCAAACAACACAATGTAGACCGTTGCGACAGGTAAAAAGATGCTAAATGCGAATGAAGAAAGTTTTTCATGGTTTTTTTATGTAGCATAGCTATTTGTTTGCGGCCTGCAATTTTAAATGAATAGCGAAATCGAATCGTTCGCATCCAGTAGAGCTACATTTCAATGAAGTCAAGCGTTCATCGCATTGTCGCTGATGTCAATCAGTTTTTATTGGCTTGCTTGGAAGAGTTTAAGTCTCCGGAGAATCTGAAATGGTAAAATATTTCACGGCTCATTGGCAGTCGTCCCCATATGTTCTGCGGTTCTTGATCGTGGCGACGCTGGCTTTTGTCAGCACCGGAAGTGTTATAGCCACCGACGCGGGGCAGGTTAATTTACTTATTTTTGCTGCTTCAAGTTTAACCAACTCGCTTTCGGAGATTGAAGAGAAATTTGAGCGGGATAACGGCGTTGAACTAACCATTAATTACGCAGGATCGTCAACGCTTGCCAGGCAGATCATCCACGGAGCAGAGGCTGATCTGTTTATTTCTGCCAATCAAGATTGGGCCAACGCTGTTGAGCAACGTCAAGCGGTTCTGCAGCGACGGGACTGGCTCGGTAATCAATTGGTTGTGATCACGCATCGTGATGCATCGAATCCGCCCCTCAGACTGGCGGATCTTCTGGATCCGAGTATTCAACGGATTGCGATCGCAGACCCTGAGGGTGTGCCCGCGGGAATCTACGCGAAGGAAATCCTGGTTGCCAAGGGCTTATGGGACCAACTCAAGCACAAATTTATTTTTGGTAGCGACGTTCGCCATACCTTGGCCCACGTTGAGAATGGGGGAGCTGATGTTGGTTTTGTGTATTCAACAGATGAACTGATTTCACCTGACACGCAAATCAGTTTTGAGATTGAGCATGCGTCGTTGAGTCCGATTAGCTATCCAATGCTTCTTTTGGATCGCTCAGACAGCAAGTTATATTCGAACCTTTTTTATGATTATTTAAGGTCCGATGCTGCCCTTGAAGTTTTTGAAAAACATGGCTTCTTGGTGAAAGGAAAGTCATGATTATCTTGGCCATCGATGTCACAGCAGTCCGTCTCAGTCTGCAGGTGGCGCTGACAGCAGTTCTTGTCAGCCTTCCCAGTGCCATTGCATTCGGTTATCTCCTGGCTAAACATCGTTTCAGGGGAAAATTTATTTTGCAAAATCTCATTGATCTCCCCCTGGTCCTTCCTCCTGTGGTGACTGGATATTGTCTGCTGGTTGTTCTGGGGCCCAAAGGGCCGGTTGGTTCTTTCCTTGAAACAACATTCCACCTCAGGCTCTCGTTCAACTGGTTTGGAGCTGCTC from the Synechococcus sp. KORDI-100 genome contains:
- the modA gene encoding molybdate ABC transporter substrate-binding protein, whose protein sequence is MATLAFVSTGSVIATDAGQVNLLIFAASSLTNSLSEIEEKFERDNGVELTINYAGSSTLARQIIHGAEADLFISANQDWANAVEQRQAVLQRRDWLGNQLVVITHRDASNPPLRLADLLDPSIQRIAIADPEGVPAGIYAKEILVAKGLWDQLKHKFIFGSDVRHTLAHVENGGADVGFVYSTDELISPDTQISFEIEHASLSPISYPMLLLDRSDSKLYSNLFYDYLRSDAALEVFEKHGFLVKGKS